One window from the genome of Acinetobacter sp. LoGeW2-3 encodes:
- the rnc gene encoding ribonuclease III, with the protein MIKAQSKLNDERLAKRIGYQFKQADLLKLALTHRSVSHKHNYERLEFLGDSLLGMIIANYLFTAYPHENEGRLTRMRATLVRQEALGKIANDLKLSQNLILSTGELKSGGHHRESILADTVEAIIGAIYVDCGDLKVLEAIVLKWYEPYLDHIEPTDQLKDPKSRLQEYLQARKKPLPVYEVVDIQGDAPNQHFKVECRVEDLQVLIGEGSSRRFAEQAVAAEILKLLEHKS; encoded by the coding sequence TTGATCAAAGCACAGTCAAAGCTAAATGATGAACGTCTTGCCAAACGGATCGGCTATCAGTTTAAACAGGCTGATTTGCTGAAACTGGCATTGACTCATCGTTCAGTCAGTCATAAACACAACTACGAGCGCCTGGAATTTCTGGGCGATTCGCTTTTAGGGATGATCATTGCGAATTATCTCTTCACTGCTTACCCGCACGAAAATGAAGGTCGTCTAACGCGTATGCGTGCGACTTTAGTTCGTCAGGAAGCATTGGGGAAAATTGCCAATGATCTGAAACTCAGTCAGAACCTGATCCTTAGTACGGGTGAGCTGAAGTCGGGTGGACACCATCGTGAGTCTATTCTGGCAGATACAGTTGAGGCGATCATTGGTGCAATCTATGTGGATTGTGGTGATCTTAAGGTTCTAGAAGCCATTGTGTTAAAATGGTACGAGCCGTATTTAGACCATATTGAGCCGACGGATCAGTTAAAAGATCCAAAATCGCGCCTGCAAGAGTATTTACAAGCACGTAAAAAGCCTCTCCCGGTTTACGAGGTTGTAGATATTCAGGGTGATGCCCCGAACCAGCACTTCAAAGTAGAGTGTCGGGTTGAGGACTTACAAGTCTTGATAGGCGAGGGTTCAAGTCGCCGTTTCGCTGAACAAGCAGTTGCAGCGGAAATTTTAAAACTATTGGAGCATAAGTCTTAA
- the tmk gene encoding dTMP kinase has translation MFISFEGTEGVGKTTLIRRIYDDFIAQDKEVVLTREPGGTPMAEQIRSLLLAVNHEEAMCNDTELLLMYAARAQHLAQVILPALEAGKIVLCDRFTDASFAYQCAGRGLSEDKLNLLNDNFVARMPDVTFWLDAPIELGMNRARERGALDRFEQEKVSFFEKVRAGYETLWQRHPQRMKRLDATQTPEQVFVQAMTELQAV, from the coding sequence ATGTTTATCAGCTTTGAAGGCACTGAAGGTGTAGGGAAAACCACGCTCATTCGTCGTATCTATGATGATTTTATTGCACAGGACAAAGAAGTCGTACTGACTCGTGAACCGGGTGGCACACCGATGGCTGAGCAGATCCGCTCGTTATTGCTGGCTGTGAATCATGAAGAAGCGATGTGTAATGACACAGAGTTATTACTGATGTATGCTGCACGCGCTCAGCATCTGGCACAAGTGATTCTTCCAGCACTCGAAGCAGGTAAAATTGTATTGTGTGACCGTTTTACTGATGCGAGTTTTGCCTATCAATGTGCAGGGCGCGGACTCAGTGAAGATAAACTGAATTTACTGAATGATAACTTTGTAGCGCGTATGCCAGATGTTACTTTCTGGTTAGATGCACCGATTGAACTAGGTATGAATCGTGCTCGTGAACGTGGTGCACTAGATCGTTTTGAACAGGAGAAAGTCTCTTTCTTTGAAAAGGTTAGGGCGGGTTATGAAACGCTGTGGCAACGTCATCCGCAACGTATGAAGCGTCTTGATGCGACGCAAACACCGGAACAGGTTTTTGTCCAAGCTATGACGGAATTACAGGCTGTCTGA
- the nadB gene encoding L-aspartate oxidase, which yields MVMSNLHTTHHFDVIIVGSGGAGLSLALSLPEHFNIAVLAKSTLTDASTFYAQGGVAAVLDETDSLEQHIDDTMVAGAQLCEMEAVKQTVEGGKPSVDFLLKHGVQFTLDEQEQLHLTREGGHSQRRIIHAADATGRAISTTLVQRAQEKQNIHIFENYIAIDLICSKKLGHAGENRALGLYALDEKTEQVHTFLAPFTALACGGAMKAYLYTSNPDIATGDGIAMAYRAGCRVANMEFNQFHPTCLYHPQARSFLITEAMRGEGAYLRLPDGERFMLRFDERAELAPRDIVARAIDYEIKRLGIRHVWLDITHKNEAFVKEHFPTLYARLLELGIDITKEMIPVVPAAHYTCGGVVVDENSQTDIAGLYAIGETSYTGLHGANRMASNSLLECFVYGMSAAKHIQENFKDEQAASEVPAWDDSQVTNPDEDVVILQNWDELRQTMWNYVGIVRTTKRLERALHRIEMLKKEITEYYQDYQVSKNLIELRNLVLVSEMIVRCAMQRKESRGLHFTLDYPDLLPELRKTVLIPPSFEVEQPLVNTAEV from the coding sequence ATTGTCATGTCTAATTTACACACGACACATCATTTTGATGTGATTATTGTGGGCAGCGGCGGCGCCGGTTTAAGTTTAGCCTTATCTCTACCAGAACATTTTAATATTGCGGTTTTAGCCAAATCAACGCTTACGGATGCAAGTACTTTTTATGCCCAAGGGGGTGTGGCAGCGGTACTTGATGAAACAGATTCTCTTGAACAACATATTGATGACACCATGGTAGCTGGGGCGCAGCTATGTGAAATGGAGGCGGTCAAGCAGACTGTTGAAGGCGGCAAGCCTTCGGTCGATTTCCTGCTCAAGCATGGGGTGCAGTTCACTCTGGATGAACAGGAACAATTGCATTTGACCCGTGAAGGTGGTCACTCTCAACGTCGTATTATTCATGCAGCCGATGCTACAGGACGCGCAATCTCAACTACGTTGGTACAGCGTGCTCAAGAAAAGCAGAATATTCATATTTTTGAAAATTATATTGCCATTGACCTGATCTGCTCGAAAAAACTTGGTCATGCCGGCGAAAACCGTGCACTCGGTTTATATGCCTTAGATGAAAAAACCGAACAGGTGCATACTTTTCTGGCACCATTTACAGCCCTTGCCTGTGGCGGTGCGATGAAAGCTTATCTATATACCTCCAATCCAGATATCGCGACAGGTGATGGGATTGCCATGGCTTATCGTGCGGGCTGTCGCGTAGCCAATATGGAATTTAACCAGTTCCACCCAACCTGTTTGTATCACCCACAAGCACGTTCCTTCCTGATTACTGAAGCCATGCGTGGTGAAGGTGCATACTTACGTTTACCGGATGGTGAACGTTTCATGCTGCGTTTTGATGAACGTGCAGAACTGGCACCACGTGATATCGTGGCGCGTGCGATTGACTATGAGATTAAACGTCTCGGTATCCGTCATGTCTGGCTGGACATCACTCACAAAAATGAAGCCTTTGTCAAAGAGCACTTCCCAACCCTGTATGCACGTCTGCTTGAACTGGGCATCGATATCACCAAGGAAATGATTCCGGTGGTTCCAGCAGCACACTATACCTGTGGTGGTGTGGTTGTAGATGAAAACAGTCAGACCGATATTGCGGGTCTTTATGCGATTGGTGAAACTTCTTATACCGGTTTGCATGGTGCTAACCGTATGGCCAGTAACTCACTTTTAGAATGCTTTGTTTATGGCATGAGTGCGGCCAAGCATATTCAGGAAAACTTTAAAGATGAGCAAGCTGCTTCTGAAGTACCTGCCTGGGATGATTCGCAGGTCACCAATCCGGACGAAGATGTCGTCATTCTGCAAAACTGGGATGAGCTGCGTCAGACCATGTGGAATTATGTCGGTATCGTGCGTACCACCAAGCGTCTGGAACGTGCCCTGCACCGCATCGAGATGCTAAAAAAAGAAATCACCGAGTATTATCAAGATTATCAGGTTAGTAAAAACCTGATTGAACTGCGTAATCTAGTACTAGTATCAGAGATGATTGTGCGTTGTGCTATGCAGCGTAAGGAATCCCGCGGTCTGCACTTTACCTTAGACTATCCAGACCTACTACCAGAGTTGCGTAAAACTGTCTTGATTCCACCAAGCTTTGAAGTAGAACAACCTTTGGTCAATACTGCTGAAGTTTAA
- a CDS encoding PaaI family thioesterase: MKSTIEQIQQFLEAEFPQSLEYCEVIDVQPQASTVRYRVSNSQLRPGGTISGPTIMTIADFCLYVAILGEIGLVGLAVTTNININFLRKPNGQRNLIGECRLIKVGKALIVGEVWVYSEGVEEPVAHITGTYAIPPKSVS, translated from the coding sequence ATGAAAAGTACCATTGAACAGATTCAGCAATTTTTAGAAGCCGAGTTTCCGCAAAGCCTAGAGTATTGTGAAGTCATCGATGTCCAGCCACAGGCCTCAACCGTTCGTTACCGTGTGAGTAACAGTCAGTTGCGCCCAGGCGGGACCATTTCTGGACCGACTATTATGACTATCGCAGACTTTTGTTTGTATGTTGCGATTCTGGGAGAAATTGGACTGGTGGGTTTAGCTGTGACCACCAATATTAATATTAATTTTCTGCGTAAACCGAATGGACAACGTAATTTGATTGGTGAATGTCGTCTGATCAAGGTTGGAAAAGCGCTCATTGTTGGGGAAGTCTGGGTCTATTCTGAGGGCGTGGAAGAACCTGTTGCCCACATTACCGGAACCTACGCGATTCCACCTAAATCAGTATCTTAA
- a CDS encoding acyl-CoA thioesterase, with the protein MKGIFDLKLTVKPEHIDILGHVNNVVYVQWMQDVATAHIERIGLGLQQYLELKHAMVAVEHHVQYRKAAFEGDELILRTWLNDINALYSFRQYAFYRPADQTLLFTGSTQWACVEIATGRLKRMSPTFTQASQPLTADINPLDFSQLYLAD; encoded by the coding sequence GTGAAGGGTATTTTTGACCTAAAGTTAACGGTAAAACCAGAACATATTGATATTTTAGGACATGTAAATAACGTAGTTTACGTGCAGTGGATGCAGGATGTGGCAACCGCACACATCGAACGGATCGGTTTGGGTCTACAGCAATATCTGGAACTGAAACATGCCATGGTTGCAGTAGAGCATCATGTGCAGTATCGCAAAGCTGCATTTGAAGGGGATGAACTGATTCTGCGTACCTGGCTGAATGACATCAATGCGCTTTATTCATTTCGTCAATATGCATTCTATCGTCCAGCTGATCAGACACTGTTATTCACTGGAAGTACGCAATGGGCCTGTGTGGAGATTGCCACTGGTCGTCTGAAGCGGATGTCGCCGACATTTACTCAGGCCTCTCAACCCTTAACAGCAGATATCAATCCTTTGGATTTTAGTCAGTTGTATCTGGCAGATTAA
- a CDS encoding NF038104 family lipoprotein has product MMKFLAVAACVLFLQGCIHKVVTVPVKVAYKTTKYAVKGTAAVVGAAIPDGDDEDDHKKKKD; this is encoded by the coding sequence ATGATGAAATTTTTAGCAGTCGCTGCATGTGTTTTATTCTTGCAGGGCTGTATTCATAAAGTCGTGACCGTTCCTGTCAAAGTCGCCTATAAAACCACAAAGTACGCGGTCAAAGGCACCGCGGCTGTTGTGGGGGCCGCCATTCCTGATGGGGATGACGAAGATGATCATAAAAAGAAAAAAGATTAA
- a CDS encoding histone deacetylase, translating into MLDVCYSPDYFAHTHTNSMEKLAAVAEALKSWSSIHFHEPEDLDLDLLKQLHDPNYVEAFLTGTPEKLATFAGFKPWNEQLRNAVLKINSGQILAAELAWQHGISANIAQGFHHAVYEYGGAFCTLNGLALVAQKFSDKRIFVLDCDQHGGNGTAEFTRRLDNLFSFSIFGLPFGCPSYERAVTRHIHKDQGNFNEYSQAIHEGFEQALAWKADLIIYQAGMDCHQDDPFGSSWLTTELLQQREELVFSLAKKHHIPMMFVLAGGYQNLEQLVQIHLKTFEAAVKIYST; encoded by the coding sequence ATGCTTGATGTTTGTTATTCGCCTGACTATTTTGCGCATACGCATACCAATAGCATGGAAAAACTCGCCGCAGTGGCTGAGGCATTGAAGTCTTGGTCGAGCATCCATTTCCATGAACCTGAAGATTTGGATCTGGACCTGCTCAAGCAATTGCATGATCCGAACTATGTAGAGGCATTTCTGACTGGAACGCCTGAAAAACTGGCTACCTTTGCTGGTTTTAAGCCGTGGAATGAACAGCTTCGGAATGCGGTACTGAAAATTAATTCAGGTCAGATTTTGGCAGCTGAACTGGCCTGGCAGCATGGTATCTCCGCTAATATTGCTCAAGGCTTTCATCATGCAGTTTATGAATATGGTGGTGCTTTTTGTACCTTGAATGGTTTGGCTTTGGTGGCGCAAAAGTTTTCAGATAAGCGTATCTTTGTGCTGGATTGTGACCAGCATGGGGGGAATGGCACAGCAGAATTTACCCGCCGTCTGGATAACCTGTTTAGCTTTAGTATTTTTGGTTTGCCTTTTGGCTGTCCAAGCTATGAACGTGCAGTGACACGGCATATTCATAAGGATCAAGGTAATTTTAATGAATACAGCCAAGCGATTCATGAAGGCTTTGAACAGGCCTTGGCTTGGAAAGCTGATCTGATTATTTACCAGGCGGGGATGGATTGCCATCAAGATGATCCTTTTGGATCTTCCTGGCTGACCACTGAATTGCTGCAACAGCGTGAAGAGCTAGTATTTAGTCTGGCTAAAAAGCATCACATTCCCATGATGTTCGTATTGGCAGGTGGCTATCAAAACTTGGAGCAGTTGGTTCAGATTCACCTGAAAACTTTTGAAGCTGCGGTAAAAATTTATAGCACATAA
- the lepA gene encoding translation elongation factor 4 → MAQAKKSVDIKNIRNFSIIAHIDHGKSTLADRFIQTCGGLQDREMQAQVLDSMELERERGITIKAASVTLYYTHPNGQEYQLNFIDTPGHVDFSYEVSRSLAACEGALLVVDAAQGVEAQSVANCYTAIEQGLEVLPVLNKIDLPQAEPERVIQEIEDIIGIEATEAPTCSAKTGLGIEGVLETLVNVIPAPTGDRDAPLQALIIDSWFDNYLGVVSLVRVKQGRVRKGDKMLMKSTGQTHIITSVGIFNPKHTETDILEAGEVGFVIAGIKDIFGAPVGDTITLASTPDVEVLPGFKKVKPQVYAGLFPIDASDFEPFREALHKLQINDSALFFEPESSDALGFGFRCGFLGMLHMEIVQERLEREYDLDLISSAPTVIYEAVMKNGQTIYVDSPSKMPDGSTVEDLREPIAECHILVPQEYLGNVMTLCVERRGVQKDMKFMANQVSITFEIPMAEVVMDFFDKLKSCSRGFASLDYNFVRFESSSLVKVDVLINGEKVDALAMICHRQDARHRGIALVEKMKDLIPRQMFDVAIQAAIGAQIIARSTVKAMRKNVLAKCYGGDVSRKKKLLAKQKEGKKRMKQVGSVEIPQEAFLAVLKVER, encoded by the coding sequence ATGGCGCAAGCTAAAAAATCTGTTGATATTAAAAACATTCGTAACTTCTCGATTATTGCGCATATTGACCACGGTAAATCGACCTTGGCGGATCGATTCATTCAAACCTGTGGTGGTTTGCAGGATCGTGAAATGCAGGCTCAAGTTCTTGATTCTATGGAACTTGAACGCGAACGTGGGATTACCATTAAAGCGGCATCGGTGACCTTGTACTATACACACCCGAATGGTCAGGAATATCAGCTAAACTTCATTGATACGCCGGGACACGTGGACTTCTCTTATGAAGTATCGCGTTCGCTTGCAGCGTGTGAAGGTGCACTACTGGTTGTAGATGCAGCACAGGGTGTGGAAGCACAGTCTGTTGCCAACTGCTATACCGCGATTGAGCAAGGCTTGGAAGTACTGCCAGTTCTGAACAAGATCGACTTGCCACAGGCTGAACCTGAACGTGTAATTCAGGAAATTGAAGACATTATTGGTATTGAAGCAACTGAAGCACCGACCTGTTCTGCAAAAACAGGCTTAGGTATTGAAGGTGTGCTTGAAACGCTGGTGAATGTGATTCCTGCGCCAACTGGTGATCGCGATGCACCACTGCAAGCATTGATTATCGACTCATGGTTCGATAATTACCTCGGCGTAGTGTCTCTGGTTCGTGTGAAACAGGGTCGTGTGCGTAAAGGCGATAAAATGTTGATGAAATCAACAGGCCAAACACACATTATCACTTCAGTCGGTATCTTTAATCCAAAACATACTGAAACCGATATTCTTGAAGCGGGTGAAGTTGGCTTTGTGATTGCGGGTATTAAAGACATCTTTGGTGCGCCAGTCGGTGATACAATCACATTAGCCTCAACCCCTGATGTTGAAGTATTGCCAGGTTTCAAAAAGGTAAAACCACAGGTTTATGCGGGTCTATTCCCGATTGATGCCAGTGACTTTGAACCGTTCCGTGAAGCGCTGCACAAATTACAGATTAACGACTCTGCTTTGTTCTTTGAACCTGAAAGTTCGGATGCACTGGGCTTTGGTTTCCGTTGTGGTTTCCTGGGTATGCTGCACATGGAGATCGTACAAGAGCGTTTAGAGCGTGAATATGATCTGGATCTGATTTCATCTGCACCGACTGTAATTTATGAAGCGGTGATGAAAAATGGTCAAACAATCTACGTCGATAGCCCGTCAAAAATGCCTGATGGTTCAACTGTAGAAGACCTGCGTGAGCCGATTGCAGAATGTCATATCCTGGTGCCGCAAGAATACCTGGGTAATGTCATGACCTTGTGTGTTGAGCGCCGTGGTGTGCAAAAAGACATGAAGTTCATGGCGAACCAGGTGTCGATTACTTTTGAAATTCCAATGGCTGAAGTGGTCATGGACTTCTTTGACAAGTTGAAGTCTTGCTCACGTGGTTTTGCATCACTGGACTATAACTTTGTCCGTTTTGAAAGCTCATCATTAGTTAAAGTTGATGTCCTGATCAATGGTGAAAAAGTGGATGCTTTGGCGATGATCTGTCACCGTCAGGATGCACGTCACCGTGGTATTGCATTGGTTGAGAAGATGAAAGATCTGATTCCACGTCAGATGTTTGATGTGGCGATTCAGGCAGCTATCGGTGCGCAAATTATTGCCCGTTCTACTGTAAAAGCGATGCGTAAAAACGTATTAGCAAAATGTTATGGTGGTGACGTGTCACGTAAGAAGAAACTTCTTGCGAAACAGAAAGAAGGTAAGAAACGTATGAAACAGGTGGGTAGTGTTGAAATCCCACAAGAAGCGTTCTTAGCAGTATTAAAAGTCGAACGCTAA
- the lepB gene encoding signal peptidase I translates to MDFDFNLILVPATLFFIAVWLLDKFVLKQRQTQGKGNENFIITWAYDFWPVLTVVLVLRSFLYEPFNIPSDSMVPTLETGDFILVNKFDYGVRLPIVNSKIIDTGRPERGEVAVFRYPPQPGISYIKRIVGLPGDHIVYDHGQLIINGEKVAKVPVEFSREKDRLDTPESIYHKETLGEHTFTMRELEGVNVARQAPFINFVENGKYSGENGLYWEVKVPEGQYFAMGDNRDQSADSRFWGFVPEENLTGRAFYVWMHKEPGFKLPSFSRNGTID, encoded by the coding sequence ATGGATTTTGATTTTAATTTGATTCTTGTTCCTGCTACGCTGTTTTTTATTGCAGTCTGGCTGCTTGATAAGTTTGTCCTGAAACAACGACAGACCCAAGGCAAGGGCAATGAAAATTTTATCATTACCTGGGCTTATGACTTCTGGCCAGTGCTGACTGTTGTGCTGGTGTTGCGTTCATTTTTGTATGAACCTTTTAATATTCCATCTGATTCCATGGTGCCAACTTTGGAAACAGGTGACTTCATTCTGGTAAATAAATTCGACTACGGTGTGCGTCTCCCAATCGTCAATAGCAAGATTATTGATACTGGCAGGCCAGAACGTGGTGAAGTTGCGGTCTTCCGTTATCCGCCACAACCTGGCATCAGCTATATCAAGCGTATTGTAGGTTTACCAGGGGATCATATTGTTTATGATCATGGTCAACTGATTATTAATGGTGAAAAAGTCGCTAAAGTTCCAGTGGAATTTAGCCGTGAAAAAGACCGTTTAGATACGCCTGAATCAATCTACCATAAAGAGACTTTGGGTGAACATACCTTTACCATGCGTGAGCTTGAAGGGGTGAATGTGGCTCGTCAGGCGCCATTTATCAACTTTGTAGAAAATGGTAAATATTCAGGTGAAAATGGTTTATATTGGGAAGTAAAAGTTCCAGAAGGTCAGTATTTTGCGATGGGGGATAATCGCGATCAGAGTGCTGACAGTCGCTTCTGGGGATTTGTTCCGGAAGAAAATTTAACCGGTCGCGCATTCTATGTCTGGATGCATAAAGAACCAGGCTTTAAATTACCTTCGTTCAGTCGAAACGGAACAATTGATTAA
- a CDS encoding Do family serine endopeptidase: protein MKILDVKHGIFAATLTMTALQAGAATPVDFSNLVAQVSPAVVSVNVVKKMSEEELLQQQIPDILRRFFGNQVVIPQPRAPQEKTGYGSAFFISKDGYLLTNHHVIENASKVTITLNDRREIDATVVGSDERTDVALLKVTGAGFPELRTGDVERLRVGEPVLAIGSPFGFDYSASAGIVSAKMRNMMGETAVPFIQTDVALNPGNSGGPLFNQHGEVVGVNSRIFSGTGGYMGLSFSIPIDVAMEVADQLKRNGKVTRSYLGVSLQDIDRNLAESYKLSKPEGSLVTQIAPNSPAAKAGLQAGDVILKYNGTNISRTSELLNYLNRSAPKQQIQLEVLRDDKRRNINATLSTAPDDTPANASNQAQPNKGPVIGVTIRNLTPNEMSSLDIKGGVVIQDVRPGGIAAQARIMPNDVVTNINGKTVLNSNQFVETVSELNKGSVARVTLIRQGQRVIVGMRVS, encoded by the coding sequence ATGAAAATCTTGGATGTTAAACATGGAATATTTGCAGCAACATTGACGATGACTGCATTGCAGGCGGGGGCAGCCACTCCAGTTGATTTTTCAAATCTGGTTGCACAAGTCAGCCCGGCAGTGGTCAGTGTCAATGTTGTTAAAAAGATGTCCGAAGAAGAACTCTTACAACAACAAATTCCAGATATTTTGCGCCGTTTCTTCGGTAATCAGGTGGTGATTCCTCAACCTCGCGCACCTCAGGAAAAGACGGGTTATGGCAGTGCCTTCTTTATCAGTAAAGATGGTTATCTGCTAACCAACCATCATGTCATTGAAAACGCGTCCAAGGTAACCATTACCTTAAATGACCGTCGTGAGATTGATGCGACTGTGGTTGGTAGTGATGAACGTACTGATGTGGCTTTACTGAAAGTGACAGGAGCCGGTTTCCCAGAATTACGTACGGGTGATGTGGAGCGTTTACGTGTCGGTGAGCCTGTACTTGCCATTGGTTCTCCATTTGGTTTTGACTATTCAGCTTCTGCCGGGATTGTCAGTGCCAAGATGCGGAACATGATGGGGGAAACAGCAGTACCTTTCATCCAGACTGACGTGGCACTCAACCCAGGTAACTCTGGTGGGCCATTGTTCAACCAGCATGGTGAAGTGGTCGGGGTGAACTCACGTATTTTTAGTGGTACTGGCGGTTATATGGGTCTATCGTTCTCTATTCCAATTGATGTAGCGATGGAAGTGGCAGACCAATTGAAACGCAATGGTAAAGTCACCCGTTCTTATCTGGGCGTAAGTCTGCAGGATATTGACCGCAACCTGGCAGAATCTTACAAGTTGTCTAAGCCGGAAGGTTCGCTAGTAACCCAGATTGCACCAAACTCACCAGCGGCTAAAGCTGGCTTACAGGCAGGGGATGTAATTCTTAAATATAACGGCACCAATATTTCCCGTACCAGCGAGTTACTGAACTATCTCAACCGTTCTGCACCAAAACAGCAGATCCAGCTAGAAGTACTACGTGATGATAAGCGCCGTAATATCAATGCGACTTTAAGTACAGCGCCAGATGATACGCCAGCGAATGCCAGCAATCAGGCGCAACCGAATAAGGGACCAGTGATTGGAGTAACGATCCGTAATCTAACACCGAATGAAATGAGTAGTCTGGATATCAAAGGTGGCGTGGTGATTCAGGATGTCCGTCCTGGTGGAATCGCAGCACAGGCCCGTATTATGCCAAATGATGTGGTGACTAATATTAATGGCAAGACTGTTTTGAATAGCAACCAGTTTGTGGAAACTGTATCTGAATTGAATAAAGGCAGCGTGGCGCGGGTAACGCTGATCCGTCAAGGACAGCGCGTCATCGTGGGTATGCGCGTCTCGTAA
- the era gene encoding GTPase Era, giving the protein MTTHSDHIDADHESPSDNTDLISQFFSAQGTEIPSDYRSGFVAIVGRPNVGKSTLMNHLLGQKLSITSRKPQTTRHKIVGIDSREKSQAVFVDTPGMHKKEVRAINKMMNRAAHSALRDVNLVLFVVDAQKWTPNDELVLEKLQNADMPVILVINKLDTFENKNQALPLIQERAKLMNFAEIVPVSALRGANLEHLRDTIAKYLPFQPPLYSLDQVTDRSERFLASEIIREKIMRQLGEELPYDLTVQIESFKTEEPTLNEKTGRMKAACTYIDATIFVDRPGQKAIVIGEKGAKLKKIGMDARVDMEKMFEQKIMLTLWVKVKGGWSDDERALKSLGYSDI; this is encoded by the coding sequence ATGACTACTCATTCCGATCACATTGATGCTGATCACGAGTCGCCAAGCGACAACACAGACCTTATTAGTCAATTCTTTAGTGCTCAAGGCACTGAAATCCCTTCGGACTACCGTAGTGGCTTCGTGGCTATTGTGGGCCGTCCGAACGTGGGTAAATCAACCTTGATGAACCACCTGTTGGGCCAGAAACTTTCGATTACTTCACGTAAGCCACAAACCACACGTCACAAGATTGTAGGGATTGATTCGCGTGAAAAATCTCAGGCGGTATTTGTGGATACACCGGGGATGCACAAGAAAGAAGTACGTGCCATCAATAAAATGATGAACCGTGCAGCGCATTCTGCATTGCGTGATGTGAATTTGGTTCTATTTGTCGTAGATGCACAGAAATGGACGCCAAATGATGAGTTGGTACTGGAAAAACTGCAAAATGCAGATATGCCAGTGATTCTGGTAATCAACAAGCTGGATACGTTTGAGAACAAGAATCAGGCATTACCATTGATTCAAGAGCGTGCCAAGCTGATGAATTTTGCGGAAATCGTACCGGTATCTGCACTGCGTGGTGCGAATCTTGAACATCTACGTGACACGATTGCCAAGTATCTGCCATTCCAGCCACCGCTATATTCACTGGATCAGGTCACTGACCGTTCAGAGCGTTTCCTTGCTTCTGAAATTATCCGTGAAAAAATCATGCGTCAGCTGGGTGAAGAACTGCCATATGACTTAACTGTTCAGATCGAATCTTTTAAAACTGAAGAGCCGACCTTGAATGAAAAAACCGGTCGTATGAAAGCGGCATGTACTTATATCGATGCGACGATTTTTGTTGATCGCCCTGGCCAGAAAGCCATTGTGATTGGTGAAAAAGGTGCCAAGCTGAAAAAAATCGGCATGGACGCACGTGTCGATATGGAAAAAATGTTCGAACAGAAAATCATGCTGACGCTTTGGGTGAAAGTCAAAGGCGGCTGGTCTGATGATGAGCGAGCACTCAAAAGTTTAGGTTATAGCGACATTTAA
- a CDS encoding DUF4845 domain-containing protein yields MRHQQGASYIAILFAIMGFAFLAKIAIAVWGPYFDDRVVDGQIEELLKTAPANITPEKFSSDLSKRLEMNNIRDFDIKQNVILDNAQAMVVRKNYEVRKNFLMNIDLVMKFEKEFDQSTVKAK; encoded by the coding sequence ATGAGACATCAACAAGGTGCATCGTATATTGCAATATTGTTTGCAATTATGGGGTTTGCTTTTTTGGCAAAAATCGCAATTGCGGTATGGGGACCGTATTTCGATGATCGAGTGGTGGACGGACAAATTGAGGAGTTGTTAAAAACAGCTCCTGCCAATATCACTCCAGAGAAATTTAGTTCTGACCTGTCCAAGCGTTTAGAGATGAATAATATTCGTGATTTTGATATCAAACAGAATGTTATTCTCGACAATGCACAAGCGATGGTCGTAAGAAAAAATTATGAAGTTCGTAAGAATTTCCTAATGAATATCGATTTAGTGATGAAGTTTGAGAAAGAGTTTGATCAAAGCACAGTCAAAGCTAAATGA